TATtgctgagaagaaaaaaaatataccgTTGCGTTTGATTAGAAACAGAGAAGATTGGGAAAGTTTTGTTGATTTCTGCAATACCGACGAGGATAGAAAACTTCGTGCAATTGGTAAAAAATCTATCCAAGCTATTGAATTTACACACTCATGTGGCAGGAGAGGAATTTACCGCAAAATATACGACTTGGTAATAACTTGATATTGTTTATTTAAAGATTCATATTATATTGACTCTTTGGTTTCTCTGTAAAATGACATTTTCTGTAATCTAATGTAGGAAAAAGAGAATCCAACTGGTGAAGTTAGCAGAGCTGCGATATTTGTTGACACCCATAAACCCAGGAATGTAAATGATCCTAAAATGGTAAGTAGTCATTTCCTTTGTTGTTAGAGCACCATGACTTAAGGCTTGGTTGTTTTGGTTGTCGTTGTGTTGTTGGCGGTGTTTTAAAACCTATCCAACATGAAACTGTTTTACTGCGAGGTTTAATAGCCCGTCCCCCCTTTTGAACACCTCATGCTGTTTCAATCTGTGTCTAGCTGAGTTTGCAATTGCTAAACTCATACCGTATATTTACCATAAGAGTTAAGTGTATTGGTATTTTTAGCATACTTATCGTATATATGCAAGTTCTTAGTTTATGTATTCTGCAACTGAGTTACTTTGTTCCTGCAGAGATTAGTTAAAGAGCTTGTAGAAGCTAATCCAGACGGTCAAAGAAATATCGACACTGATGCTGTCGCGTTGGTTAGTGAAACAAAAAACTCTTTCTTTTGTAGACCTGAATCTTCTCTTCTCGTGAAATTCTTTTAAAAAACTCTTTGTTTCTTAGGTATATGGACGTGATCCAAGATGGTTAGTAAGAGGCATGGGAGGAGGTGTTTCAAGGGCTATGATGCGTGCTACGGCTCCATGTTTAGAAGCTCTTCACAAAAGACAGCAAGAAAATAGGAGTTTGCAGTCTGAAATCGAATTACTCCAAACACAATTTGAAATACAGACACCAGGTCTTACTTCTACACCATCAAATCAACCTGCGCCACCCACACAAAATTGTACTTCTACGCTATCAAATCAATCTGCGTCACACATGCAAAACCGTGCTGCAACACCATCAAATCAATTTGCGTCTCaggtaaaagaaaaaaatcaatttgattcttacaGATCGAATTTACATTCAGAATTGAATTCTGCACTTGAAAGTAGAAATGAGGCTTTTTATCTTAAATTGAAATTTCGAACTTTCTAATATCTCAACTATTTCAAAGTTCTACACCATCATAGTATCATATCATATATAGAGATAGAAATTCATTACTGACTTAAAGTCTAAAGTAACCACTCATCTCTCTGCATATATTTCGTATCACTGAATGTATACTCTTGGTTGGATGGATGTAGGCACCTGAAGCATCCAACTTGCCTGCTCGTTCACATTTGGCACCTCCTGCATCCAACTTGCCTGTTCGTTCACGTTTGGCACCTCCTGCGTCCAACTTGCCTGCTAGTTCGCGTTTGGCACCTCTTGCATCCAAGTTGCCTGCTCGTTCCCATTTGGCACCTCCTGCGTCCAACTTGCCTGCTACTTCACGTTTGGCACCTCCTGCGTCCAACTTGCCTGCTCGTTCACATTTGGCACCTCCTTCGTCCAACTTGCCTGCTAGTTCGCGTTTGGCACCTCTTGCATCCAACTTGCCTGCTCGTTCCCATTTGGCACCTCCTGCGTCCAACTTGCCTGCTAGTTCATGTTTCATAAAAAACTTTAAAGGAAGAACCATTGCGTTGGGTAGCATCAACGCTGCTGATCCACCAATGGAACACGTCTATAGTTTAAGCATCGAAGAAATATTTGACAGAGATGCAGATTTATTTGATGAAGATGGGAAGCTTGGAGATGTCATGATTGGTGGCGTGATTAATTGGCCAAAAGCATGTGTGCAGTCCGACATGCCTGCTGGCTCATGTTTCGTAAGAAACTTCAAACGGAGAATCATTGCTTTCGGCAGTTTCAACACTGCTGATTCGGCGTCGGAACGTGTGTATAGTGTAATTGTCAAGGAAATATACGACAGGGACGCAGAATTATTTGATGAAGATGGGAAGCTTGGAGAAGTTCCAATTGGTGGCGTGATTAATTGGCCAAAAGCATGTATTAAGCCTTGTTAACAGTAAACGATGCCGATAGTGCTTTCTGATTCATGTATATGTAAAGTCTTTGCAATTGTTGTATATTGGCTTCTAGTTTTAGAAGGTTTTTTCTATATTGGATGTTTTCTGGACAAGAAAATGTTTATGAGGTACAATTTAAAAAATGGCAGGAGACCAAGTGTGTAGGTACTAAAGTTGGCAGCATTTTCGACGCATTATAGCTGTCGAAGTCGTCGGTACTGCAATTTCTGAGTTAAATGTATAGAAATATCCACTTCGACTGAAATAGTAGAAATCGAGTTGGCCTGGGTCACTATAAACGATGAAATCAGAATAAGTGGCACATTGTTAGTGAAAAACTTGTAGATTACCTAGATATTTTTGATCTAGCGACGTCACAACTAATTTAATAATTTCTTTCCATGTCGAAACGTCAAATCTTTTCCTCAGATCTGACATCTAATTAACAACTTATCGATCACCGGAATTAAAAATTTGGTCATCTAACAATTTTTGTGATATGAATTTATAAATTTGGCATCATGTTTGTGTTGATCTGACTCGGGAATTAAATTCAACTTAATGTCTAATTTACGAAAATGCTAAAAATCCACGGTCTTTTTATACTAAAAAAATACCCTGCTTATGTGTCATTTCCTAACTGGTGCACGTAGTCAACCAAGGACCCACCACATGTCCTATCGGGTTCAGCACTTCCAGAATAGATCTATGACACATAGGGGTGTAAAGATATGCGGGAAAAGCGGTAGATGGGTACCAGCTTCAGATCATTTGTTTTTACTCAGACCAACTTGGAGAGAGATAAGAGAGAGTGtcagagagagagaaaataattccCAAATCTTAACTCAGAATAGATCGGAAAACCTTTGAATTCTCTAAACAACAGCTAGGTAATCAACAGGGATTCAAGATAATAGAAAGAGGAGATGGAGGGTTAAGCTTCagaatatacttttctaaagatatcGGAAGATGGTTATGCAAATCGGTGGAAGAAATCAACAGGTCGGAAAAACAGCCGGAGCATATGGACACAAAGACATGGAAATTTCGCTTTTATGTTAGAGAAACAACAAATAGGGCTTTAATTATACCTAAAGGTACAAATGGTGCTGGATGGAGAAAGTTTCAGGAGTTATTATGCAATCTATTGGGAGATTCTACAGTAGGTAAGCAGGTCTTGCCTTCATCATCAGATTTCCCTCAACAAATCACTGACTCAGGAGAGAGGAGGAACAACAACAGACTCAATCGTATCTTTGTATGTAAAGCTTATGGAATATGTCGTGGAACAGGGTTGCTAAGGAGATAGCAGAGAAACTCAGATGAAATAGATTCTTAAAAATAAATGTCAATGATGATAACACAACTACATTTCAACCTAATAATGATTCGGAATGGCAAAGTTGTTGGAAACCAATTAAATGGAGTATTGAAGTTAAGAGATGGATTTCTGATGATGTCACAATTAATGAAAGAAATATTACAGTACCACAAAATTGAGTGAAGATAAAAGGGTTTCCAGTACAGCTTTGGTCCAAGATGAATTTTCACTCTATTGGTGATAAACTGGGAGGATTAGCTGAAGTAAATAAAGGAACAACAGACCGTAATCCGGCTTGTTGTAGACTCAGAATCAAATGCAAGGATTTAGAGATTCCAGCAGCAATTCAAGTAGTTATAGAAGGTACATCATTTCTCCTTGGGATTGAATGGGATTATGAGTACAAGCCAGCAACAAACGTCACCGTAGAAGGTTACCGGAGAATAATTAATCAgctggagagagagagagtgtaCCGTTGAATGCAGTCAAcacaaaattcaaatttaaatttCAAGAGACTGTCAGACATACTGCTGCAACTGTCCCAATTGAATGGAATTTTACACACCCATGTGTCAAATTTTTATTGGCTCACTTTTAAGGCGAACTCCCTGATTTTTCCTGGTGGggtaggatgaaaatgaaatctACGATGGATATAACTGACACATAGAGGTGTAAAGTGGGGGGAAATCCGGTAGATGGGTAGCAGGTTCGAATGGAGAAGAAGAGAACACATGGAAGTGGGCTAGCACTCGGGCACGAGTAACTCACACAAACCAAAAACAATTGAAGATTACTTTGGGAGATATCGCGCACAAAGGGGTACACGCAGTCATCAGAATAACAGAAACTCAAATCAAGTTCACAGTCAGGATCAAAGTCAAGATCGACAGGTAACAGAAATTCAAAAGCCCAAGATTACTTCGATAGTTttaacaacaagaagaagcagagcaTAGAACAAGCAGAGCAACATGAATCCAATCCGCTCGCTGTAAATCTTAATCACACAAATAATACACAAATTAGCATCGACACTAAGACAAGCGAACCTGAAAATTTATCACCAAATTTGTTCAGACAGAATGAAGGATCTTCACAAGGAAATGCAATTGCATATTCAGTAAGAAGACAAGTAGTATATAATACAGTGGATATGTTAATGGACGCAACGAAAAATATTGGAGGTAATGTAGGAGATATTAATCCAGAGGAAACAAGGAGAGTACATGTAGAAATTGTGGCAAAGCACATGATGCTAAGTGAAGAAAGAATTAAAAACAAAATGGATGTAATTGATGAGATTGTTGAAGTAGAAGATACTATAGAAGATTCAAATGAAGACAATATGGAGGTAGTTCAACAAACAGTTAACTTGGGTACAAATAGTCTAAATGGATATTAAAATTTTGATATGGAACATGAGAGGACTAACATCAGTAGATAAAATGGATGGATTGAAAGACTTAGTGAAACAAATCAAACCTACTTGCATATTAATTCAGGAGACTCAcatgatgaaaatgaatgattgGTGGGTGAAGCAAATTTGGGGCAGTGATAACTTCGAATGGAGAGATATTCCATCACAGGGTCTCTCAGGTGGATTGCTTACAATATGGGATGATAATGCATTGATGAGATTGTTGGACCTAATACTCTTTCTCAGCAGTTCAAAAGTAAAGTAGAAGATTATAAATGGTGTTTAACAAATGTTTATTCTCCATGTTCTTAGTGGGGTAGATATGAGTTTTGGGAAGAGTTTGAAGACCTTACAGGATGGGCAACTGAAAATTGGTGTGTAGCTGGTGATTTTAATGATACAAGAAGAGGCAGTGAAAGAAACAAGTGGAGGAtccaaaagaggaagaagattctTCAATGACTTCGTGGAGATGCATGAGCTGGTGGATCTACCACTAAATGGAGGTATGTTCACTTGGTCCAATATGCAAATTGATCCAATTTTGAACAGATTAGATACCATTATAGTTGCACCAAATATGCTTACAAAATTCCCTCTAATCACTCAAACAGTACTTTCTAGAACTATTTCAGATCACTCATCTTTACTACTTACTACCTCCAACTATGTTAGACAAAAACCTCCTTTCAAAGTAGAAAGTTACTGGTTTCAATACCCTGATTTTCTTGAAAACCTAAAAATTTGATGGTCTATTTTAGAGTTTAAGGGATCTGCTagctttattttttcaaaaaaactgCAAAATTTAAAATTTTTCTTAAAAAGATGGAGTAGAGTTACTTATGGAAAGATCAGTGCAAGAAAAGCAGTACTTACATCACTAATATACAATATAAACTCTTTGGAAGAACATATTTCATTATCTACTAATTTATTTAGTGGAAGAGTGGAATTAAGAGCTCAACTTAAACAACTGAATTTTGAGAATGCAAGGAAATGGTTAGTCAGATCAAAGTCACAACATTTTAAAAAAGGAGATGCAAATACTAAATACTTTCATATGTTGgcaaatggaagaagaaatagaaaCACCATACAAAAGATGATTATAAATGGAGAAGACAACTTCAATCAAGAAGACATTAAAAAGGAAATCTCAAATTACTTTCAGAATTTATTTCAAGCGAATCATCCTATCAGGCCACGAACGGAGGATATACATTTCACAAAAATATCTGAAGAAGATAAAGCTTGGGtggaaaggaaaattgaagaagaagaagaggtctTACAAACAATCAAAAGATTTAAAATTGGCAAATCCCCGGGCCCAGATGGGTACTGCATGGAATTTTATAAGGTAGCATGGGATATTATTAAAAGGGACTTCATGGTTGTGGTTGGAGAATTTCATACTAAAGAGAAACTAGATTGGAGGACTAACTGTTCTGTTCTTTTATAAGTCTCATACCTAAGAAGGAACAAGTTGGAAATCCAAAGGACATTAGACCCATAAGTCTAGTAAGCATCATGTATAAAGTGATTTCCAAGGTTTTAACACAAAGGTTAAAAACAGTTTTACCTAAATTAATTTCTGAAAACCAAGGAGCATTCATCAAAGATAAACAAATTTTAGATGGGATATTGGTGGCTGGTGAACTTATTGATGCTAGGATGAAAAGTAAAACTCCAGGATTTTATGCAAGCTTGATATTTACAAGGCACTTGATAATGTCAGCTGGCACACATTGGTGCATGTTCTTAAAGCTTCTGGTTTTGGAGATAAATGGATCAGCTGGATCTATTGGTGCATCAACTCAGCACAACATTCAGTACTCATTAATGGGTCATCAACTGAGAAATTCAAACATCAAAAGGGATTGAAACAAGGAGACTCACTTTCTCCTTTTCTATTCATTATGgtggaatttttttttacaaaactgATGAACAAGGCAGTAGAACTAAATATGATCTCAGGCTTTAATATTAATGGGATAAGAGTATCACACTTACAATATGTTGATGACAAATTAGTGTTTCTtgatgcaaaagaagaagaagctgagaacctactcataattttgcagatttttgaagcaatgacatGTTTGCAAGTAAATTTATCAAAAAGCTCAATCCTCAGTGTGGGGGCAGAACATAAAGTGCATGAAATGGCAGACATTCTTAATTGTAACATAGAATCTCTTCCATTAAAATATTTAGGATTACCAGTGGGATCAACAAGCAGGAATTCATATATTTGGGAGGTAGTTATCGAAAAATTTCAAAAGAAGTTGGCCTTATGGAAGAGAAGATTTTTCACAAAAGCTGGTAGAATAACACTTGTAAATGTACACTATCCAGTCTACCCATTTATTTCCTTTATATATTCCAAATGCCTGTCAAGGTGGAGAAGAAGCTGACTCAAATCATAAGAGATTTCCTTTGGGTTCTActaaagataaaagaaaaattgcttgGGTTGGCTGGGACAAAATGAGCAAACCAAAAAAACTTGGTGGAGTTGGTATTAGAAGTTTGAGGTTAACAAACAGAGCATTATTAGCTAAATAGACTTGGAGATAAGCAAATGAAAAGAAACAACTTTAGCGAAGAGTGGTGCAAAGTAAACTACAGGGAGATGACAAGGAATTATGGGCCAAAAAATCTACATTGCCACAAGGGAGAGGAATTTGGAAGACAATTCATAAGCAGAAAAATGTAATTGAAGATATAACACATCTTGGTAATGGGAGAGCTCTCAAATTTTGGTTGGACAAATGGAAGATTGCTGATACATTTAAAGACAGGTTTCCAAGAATATATAAACTGGCTCAAAACAAAAATACCACTATAAGTGACATGGTATCAAATGGTTCATGGAATTGTTAGCTAAAACAGAATCTAAATGCTATGGAACTAACTGAAATCACTGAGTTGTTACATATATTGGGAGAACCACCTGAGCTTACAAAAGAAGAAGACAACATATCATGCATTGGTCCCAATGGTTTCTCAACAAAGTTCTGCTACAATTGGCTAACACAAAGGGCTGACACACAATCGGCAGATGTTCCTTATGCATGTATATGGATCAAGAGTGTCCCTCCAAAGGTACAGTTTTTTATGTGGTCAGCTGCCCTGAACGCTATACCTAGAGCTGTCAGTTTCTAACCCGGCCCGCGTGTTGGACCTAGCTTGGCTTGTTTTAACCCGGCTCGGCTTGGCTTGTTTTCTAAACAAGACGGGTTAGGGTTGTCATATCTAGCCCTAGTAAAAACAAGCCGATCtagggtcaacccgcgggttacccacCAACCAGTCAATTTCATGTGAGCTACTAATTTAGGAATTTTAAGTTGCTAAtttaagaattttagggttttgtgctAGAAATCAAAGTTCATATTTCCTTAAATAATTTAATAGAATCCAAATTTCATTTGATTTAGGGTTACGGAGTAGTGATCCCTCTGCCCACTAAGTTTTTTATACATTTAAGTGATTTTGCGTTTCAACCACCCCatttaacaagccaacccgcaacccgttagagccaacccgtctagcgatagggttggggtttttggcttgtacatgaatagtactagggctagggaTGACCCTAACCCGTCCATGGCTTGTCAAGCTAGTGCTgagttgaccctagcttgccccgtAGATAGCTCTAGATATACCCACTACAAATAATTTGTTAAGAAGAGGCTGCAACATCCATAGTACCATCTGCTCTCCATGTTCTGCTTCAGATGAATATGTAAATCATCTATTGTTACactgttgatagacgcatttatgtgtctaatttgtcctcaatgtttcgtattgttagtactcgttttcgtccttattatggtgttttgtgtgtttgtaggtattttttggaaaataaactttggtggaaaaatcggctcgaaaagttgtctaaagcacccggaggacacatgttattcggactcgcattgttggataaggggcacccaaatgataaggggtacccaaaggatatttacaCCCAAGCATCTGACCAAAGGCGCCCCTCATGGCATTTTCTATTCGCACCctagttcaggatagggggctcCTCTTCCTCTCGGTTTGAAAGATTTGTTTTGGCGGTAATTCTTTCATGCAAACTGCGGGATTTCCTCTGATCAATTCTGAAGAGATTTTGTCAAGATTTTGTCAGAAATGTGGTGTAGGAATGAGTTTTCCTTCCAAACAGGCTTGGTAATGACGAGTTTTGCGCAAAAAAGAAGAAATTTCTGAGCACAGAGAAATGGCAGGATTCTCGGGGTTCATTTTCGTATATTTGGAAGTTTGGCTTGTGGATTCAGCGAGTCTTTCTCTAACCAAACGAGAAACCAGCATGCAGGCGTACAGAGAACGCGTGAAGAATCACCAGCACATACATGCACAGAAACAAAAGGAAATAATGTACGAATAATGGCAgggagtaaatgagaattatgcTGGAGTTAATGACGAGATTTTGTGATgcattgggtataaaaaggggatctTGGGATTCAtagagggggatggagagttggggaagagaatagagagctacagagaagagattggacgagttgcagagaatatttttttgctgctgtagaacacgaagaacat
This genomic stretch from Papaver somniferum cultivar HN1 chromosome 5, ASM357369v1, whole genome shotgun sequence harbors:
- the LOC113283735 gene encoding uncharacterized protein LOC113283735, producing the protein MRSKRLELLEAQQKQKKLSTVKSRNASVNRRRAKETVTDDAVDEERLNGVALEKQRSSRKKPRIAVADGPRESEIVTDEVDDRLNTVAVEKQSSAATTPCSAFISGRSKKNVAVVGERLNAIALEKQKSLIIKPRFSLANGRRAKEIVTDPVDERLNAVDVSLDSGCDIRDEDADILDADGDSDVLIMDDQSLPTNSNENADIIVAGGDSDYQIVEDQWLHTNSDEDADILDADGGSDYQTEEDEWLPTNSDEDADKLDADGDSDCQVVEDQSLHTKSDKVAGSSKKRKSGKAQRQVSDPHSESYIANYNDQGSTSLPSDNRIPIIFDKYGRPCDVGSEDFTVDIGRIVKAHCRPAIESWKIVPDSIKENIWKDIVVKYVVPEIYKPYILSRANKSWKNWKHYLRLKMDKYETIAEKKKNIPLRLIRNREDWESFVDFCNTDEDRKLRAIGKKSIQAIEFTHSCGRRGIYRKIYDLEKENPTGEVSRAAIFVDTHKPRNVNDPKMRLVKELVEANPDGQRNIDTDAVALVYGRDPRWLVRGMGGGVSRAMMRATAPCLEALHKRQQENRSLQSEIELLQTQFEIQTPGLTSTPSNQPAPPTQNCTSTLSNQSASHMQNRAATPSNQFASQAPEASNLPARSHLAPPASNLPVRSRLAPPASNLPASSRLAPLASKLPARSHLAPPASNLPATSRLAPPASNLPARSHLAPPSSNLPASSRLAPLASNLPARSHLAPPASNLPASSCFIKNFKGRTIALGSINAADPPMEHVYSLSIEEIFDRDADLFDEDGKLGDVMIGGVINWPKACVQSDMPAGSCFVRNFKRRIIAFGSFNTADSASERVYSVIVKEIYDRDAELFDEDGKLGEVPIGGVINWPKACIKPC